The genomic interval GCGAACGGATGGTTACGGCCGTAGCCGCGCTGGGTGGAATAGCCGAGTGCCAGCAGAAAGCCCTCGTCGGCGCGGGCGAGGTTCTGCAGCCGCAGGTCGCGCCCGGCCGGAAAGTTCAGCGGCTCCCGGGTGAGGTCACCGACCGCGCTGTCGTCATCCGCAATCGGCGACTCTTCAATTAGCCCGTCCTGGCGCAGGATGTCGGTCACCCGCGGCGTCGACGCATCACTGGCTTCCGCCGTCGCCGGCTCGGCCGGATCTCCGCCTTCGGCGAGCTGCGGATCGAGCAGCCGGTGGGTGTAGTCGAAGGTCGGGCCGAGGATCTGGCCGCCCGGAATGTCCTTGAAGGTCGAAGAAATACGCCGCCGGACCGCCATTGCGCCGGTGTCGACCGGCTCGGACGAGCCGAACCGCGGCAGCGTGGCGCGGAATGCTCGCACCAGGAAGATCGCTTCGATCAGATCGCCGCGCGCCTGCTTGATCGCCAGTGCCGCCAGCTCGCGGTCGTAGAGCGAGCCTTCGCTCATCACCCGATCGACGCCGAGCGCGAGCTGTTCGGAAATCTGATCGAGCGTCAGCTCCGGCACGTTACGTTTCCCGCGGCGGGCGTCGGCGAGCAGCCGGTGGGCATTGTCGATGGCGCGTTCGCCGCCTTTGACTGCGACATACATCGGTCAGCTCCCTTGGCTGAGGCGCGTGGTGCGCGGGATCGCCACCACCTGATCGCCGCTCACCAGCACCACGTCGAGGCCGCGCGGAAACAGCGCTGCGTTGATACTCAGGCGATCGAACAGGTCGGCGGGCTGCAGCGATGCTTGCAGCAGCGTCTCGCCATCGATGCCGGGACCGTGCAGCCGGAAGCCGTCGCCGGAGCCGAGCGCCTGCGCTTGAATAATGAGGGTCGTCGACCGGTCCGGATATTCTGGCGTGCCGAGCGCGAACCGCTCGAGCGGCAGCAACGCTGAGCCGTCGCCGATCAGCGCGAATGCCGCGGAAGAGGGATCGCCGGTCAGCGGCGCGCCGGTGTGAAACTTCAGCCACTGCGCCACGGTGCCGTCCGCCGCGATCGTCTCGTCGAGCCAGATCGGCGTGTCGTGATCGAACAGCGTCAGCGCCAGTGCGGCGCTGCCGTGCATCAGCGGCGCCGGTGTGCCGGCTTCGACGCTGATGCGTTGGATGCGGCCGGGCCGCGCCATCGCTTCCATCACGGCGCGGAAGGTCGATTGCGCGCCGAGCACCTTGTCGGCAAAGCCGGCGGCAAGTTCGGTGGTGGTCATGGTCAGCCCTCGCCTCGCACCAGCGTGTAGAAATCGACCTTGGTGGCAGCCGTCTGGGCGGCCTTTTCGGCACGAGCGGCTTCGACCTCGGTTCGTAGCGGCGCGATCACCTCGGCCTCGACCGCAGCCGAATAGTTCGCCGATTGCAGCAGCGCGTCGCACAGCGCGATCAGCTTCGCCTTGGTACGATCTCGTCCCAACGTGTAGCCGAACCCGACCTCGCCACTGGCGAGCCGCACCGCAGCGCGCGACACCGTCGCCTCGCCGACATTGAAGGCCGCGCCATCGCCGCCGATCCGGCCGCGCAGCATCACCAGTCCCTGTTCCGGCTCGCGCAGCAGCGTGAACGCCGGCGGCGCCAGGGCTCCGACGCGCGCGTCGATCGCTGCGGTATCCGACGCAGCCAACACCGCCATCGCGACGCGGCGGCGCGCGATCGCGGCTTGTTCGGGGAGGTTCGTGGTTTCGGCGTGCATCGCCATTGCCCAATTCAAGTTGTCTATGTTAATAGACAACTTGATAGAGGCACAATGTGAAAACTCGATGACGACGAATTCCGTGGCGATGATCACGAAAGCGTTCCTGTCATGACCGCCGAGGCCCTCTCTTCAGGCGTCGCGCTGTGGCGTCAGGTCGCCGACGGCATCGAGATGGCGATCGCCGACGGCCGCTATCTGCCCGGTGGCAAGCTGCCGGGGGAGACCGAGATCGCCGAGAACTACGGGGTCAACCGCCACACCGTGCGGCGGGCGCTTGCGGCGCTGGCAGAGCGTGGATTGGTGCGCGCCGAGCGGGGCAGCGGCACCTTCGTCCGCAGCCGGCGGATCGCCTATCCGCTGCGCACCCGGACGCGGTTTTCCGAGATCATCAATGCGGGCGGCCGCGAGCCGCGCGGTCAATTGATCTCCGCGGAGCGAGAGGCCGCGACCGGCGCGCTCGCCGGCCAGCTCGATCTCGACATCGGCGCGCCACTGTTCCGGATCGAGGCGCTGCGATCGGCGGATGGCGTGCCGATCAGCCGCGGCACGACCTGGCTGTCGGCGGTGCGCTTTCCCGATGCGCCCAAGGTGTTCGCGGCGAAACGCTCGATGACCAAGGTGCTGGCGCATTACGGCATCAGCGACTATCGCCGGCTGTCGACCCGGATCACCGCCTCGGTGGTCGATGCCGCCGATGCGGCGCGGCTCGATCTGGCGGCCGGGCGGCCGGTGCTGGTGGTGGAGAGCATCGACGTCGCTGCCGACGGCACCCCGCTGCTGACCTCCCGCGCCCGCTTCGCCGCCGAGCGGGTCGAGTTCGTGATCGAGCCGGATTAGGGCCCGCCTTGCGCTCACGTCATCGCCCGCGCAGGCGGGCGAACCAGTATTGCAGAGAGTTCGCGGCAGAGCACGGACGCTCTGGAATACTGGATCCTCCGCTTGAGCGGAGTATGACGGTTGAGAGTGCGATGATCGCCGCGCCTTAAGCGACCGCCTTTCGGCCGATGATCGCAAACCGCAGCTTGCTGGAGATCCAGTCGATCGCCGCTACGGTGACGAGGATCATCAGGATCAGGAACGACACCTTCTGCCACTCCAGCACGCGGATCTGCTCGGCGAGCTGCAACCCGATGCCGCCGGCACCGACGATGCCGATGATGGTGGCGGAGCGGGTGTTGGATTCGAAGAAGTACAGCACCTGGCTGGCCAGAATCGGGACTACCTGCGGCAACATGCCGAAGCGGACGCTGTGGACGTGTGAGCCGCCGGTCGCCTTGACGCCTTCGCTCGCCTTTTCGTCGGCAGCTTCGAAGGCCTCCGAGAACAGCTTGCCGAAATTGCCGAAATCCGAGCACATCACTGCCAGAATGCCGGCGAATGGGCCGAGCCCGACGACGCCGACCCAGATCAGCGCCCAGATCAGCGTGTCGACGCCGCGCACCGCGTCAAGCAGGCGCCGCGTCAAGAGTTGCAGCGGGCGGATGCGCAGTACATTGCGCGCTGCCAGGAACGACACCGGAAACGCCAGCAGTGCGCCGCCGAGCGTGCCGAGAAAGGCGATCGCCAGCGTTTCGCCCATCGCGTGCAGATAGACTTGCGCGAGCTGCCACGATCCCGGATCGGGCGGCAGCATCAGGCCGAGAAACTCGATCAGGCGGCCGATGCCGCTGAATAACCTGTCGAACGGGATTTCGAGCCGGATCAGGCCGAACACGAAGATCGCTGCAGCCAAGGTCAGGCCGCCGATCAGCTTTGCGCGGTTGATCCAGTTGGGACGGAAGTGTTCGGGGAAGCGGGCGGCGATGCCGGCTTCGTCGCCGAAGCTCAGAGTGCGGCGGGCGGTGCTCATCGTCGCTCCTGACCGATCAGACGGCGGCGCACGCCTTCGGTGAAATAGTCGATCGCCATCACGGTGACGATGATCAGCAGCAGGATGGCGCTAACGTCGCTGTAGTAGAACTTGCGCACCGCCTCGATCAGGTCCTGGCCGATGCCGCCGGCACCGACGAAGCCCATCACGGCCGCGCCGCGGACGTTGATCTCGAACCGCAGCAGTGCGTAGCTGACGAAGTTCGACAGCACCTGCGGCACGACCGCGAACCGGACCATCTCGAACCAGTCACCGCCGGACGAAACCACGCCCTCCAGCGGCTTGTCGTCGATGTTCTCGACCACTTCGGCGAACAGCTTGCCGAGCGCGCCGGCGGTGTGAATCGCGATCGCCAGCACGCCGGGCAGCGGGCCGAGCCCGAACGCCAGCACGAACAGCAGCGCGAACACGATCTCCGGCACGGTGCGGCAGAATTCGAGGAAGCGGCGGGTGACGAAGACCAGCGCGCGCGAACGCACAAGATTGGCCGAGGCGAGAAAGCACAGCGCGAAACCGGCGAGCGCCCCGAGCAGCGTGCCCACATAGGCGATCAGAATCGTGTCGAGCAGCAACCCGGTCCAGCGCTTGATGCCCCAGAACCAGTCGGCGAGGTCGGTCCACAGTGTCGCGAGCGCGAGCTTCGGCGCGATCGAGATGAAGTAGGACGGAAACCGCCAGAAATTATCGGCCAGCTTGACCAGATCGACTTCGCCCATCCAGGCGGCCGCGGCGATCGCAGCGATCAGGATCGCGCCGCCGAGCGCCAGCCGACGCCGCTTCGCCGCCACCGCCGCGTCGTAGTGATCGGCGAGGGCGCGGAGCTGAGGCTCGGGAAGTTCTGTGACGGCTGCCTGCATTCGGTTGTCCGACATGACGACGCGGGCGACCGTTTGGCCGCCCACGTCCGATGATGTGCTGGGATGTGTCAGGACTTCGACTTGCGCAGGCTGTCGACGAACTTGATTAGCTCGACCACCGGCTCGTAGTCCTTGTGGCTCGTCGCCGCGTAGGGCTTGGCCTTGCCTTCATAGATCTTGTTGAAGGTTTCCGGATCGTTGGTGGCCAGGTCGAGCACCGCCTTGCGGATCGCCGCCTTGAGGTCTTCCGGTAGGTCCGACAGATAGGCCATCGGCGAGTTCACGATCAGGTCCGACTTCAGGATGATGCGGAAGTCAGCGGCCTTGACCATGCCCTTGCGGTCCATCCGCAGCAGGTTGGATTCGTCCTCGGTGTTCCACCAATTGAAGGCCGCATCGCAAGTGCCCTGGGCGACGCCGATCACCGCGTTCTCATGGCTGCCGGCGTAGATCACCTTGGCGAAGAACTTGTCGGGATCGATCGACATCTTGTTCATCATGAAGCGCGGCACGTTGTTGCCGGAGGTCGAATTCGGATCGACCAGGCAGAGGTTCTTGCCCTTGAGATCTTCGATCTTCTGGTAGGGCGAGTCCTTCTTCACATAAAGCACCGAGTGATAGCCCTTGGAGCCGTCACCGTTGACCTCGATGGCGAACGGCTCGACCTTGGCGCCGACCAGA from Rhodopseudomonas palustris carries:
- a CDS encoding carbon-phosphorus lyase complex subunit PhnI produces the protein MYVAVKGGERAIDNAHRLLADARRGKRNVPELTLDQISEQLALGVDRVMSEGSLYDRELAALAIKQARGDLIEAIFLVRAFRATLPRFGSSEPVDTGAMAVRRRISSTFKDIPGGQILGPTFDYTHRLLDPQLAEGGDPAEPATAEASDASTPRVTDILRQDGLIEESPIADDDSAVGDLTREPLNFPAGRDLRLQNLARADEGFLLALGYSTQRGYGRNHPFAGEIRFGEVEVFFEAEDAGFAVPLGSVALTECQMVNQFKGSATEAPRFTRGYGLAFGQSERKAMSMALVDRALRAGELGEDVKAPAQDEEFVLSHSDNVQATGFVEHLKLPHYVDFQSELGLLRKLRAEFNQEQPELREAAE
- the phnH gene encoding phosphonate C-P lyase system protein PhnH translates to MTTTELAAGFADKVLGAQSTFRAVMEAMARPGRIQRISVEAGTPAPLMHGSAALALTLFDHDTPIWLDETIAADGTVAQWLKFHTGAPLTGDPSSAAFALIGDGSALLPLERFALGTPEYPDRSTTLIIQAQALGSGDGFRLHGPGIDGETLLQASLQPADLFDRLSINAALFPRGLDVVLVSGDQVVAIPRTTRLSQGS
- the phnG gene encoding phosphonate C-P lyase system protein PhnG, whose translation is MHAETTNLPEQAAIARRRVAMAVLAASDTAAIDARVGALAPPAFTLLREPEQGLVMLRGRIGGDGAAFNVGEATVSRAAVRLASGEVGFGYTLGRDRTKAKLIALCDALLQSANYSAAVEAEVIAPLRTEVEAARAEKAAQTAATKVDFYTLVRGEG
- the phnF gene encoding phosphonate metabolism transcriptional regulator PhnF, with amino-acid sequence MTAEALSSGVALWRQVADGIEMAIADGRYLPGGKLPGETEIAENYGVNRHTVRRALAALAERGLVRAERGSGTFVRSRRIAYPLRTRTRFSEIINAGGREPRGQLISAEREAATGALAGQLDLDIGAPLFRIEALRSADGVPISRGTTWLSAVRFPDAPKVFAAKRSMTKVLAHYGISDYRRLSTRITASVVDAADAARLDLAAGRPVLVVESIDVAADGTPLLTSRARFAAERVEFVIEPD
- the phnE gene encoding phosphonate ABC transporter, permease protein PhnE codes for the protein MSTARRTLSFGDEAGIAARFPEHFRPNWINRAKLIGGLTLAAAIFVFGLIRLEIPFDRLFSGIGRLIEFLGLMLPPDPGSWQLAQVYLHAMGETLAIAFLGTLGGALLAFPVSFLAARNVLRIRPLQLLTRRLLDAVRGVDTLIWALIWVGVVGLGPFAGILAVMCSDFGNFGKLFSEAFEAADEKASEGVKATGGSHVHSVRFGMLPQVVPILASQVLYFFESNTRSATIIGIVGAGGIGLQLAEQIRVLEWQKVSFLILMILVTVAAIDWISSKLRFAIIGRKAVA
- the phnE gene encoding phosphonate ABC transporter, permease protein PhnE is translated as MQAAVTELPEPQLRALADHYDAAVAAKRRRLALGGAILIAAIAAAAWMGEVDLVKLADNFWRFPSYFISIAPKLALATLWTDLADWFWGIKRWTGLLLDTILIAYVGTLLGALAGFALCFLASANLVRSRALVFVTRRFLEFCRTVPEIVFALLFVLAFGLGPLPGVLAIAIHTAGALGKLFAEVVENIDDKPLEGVVSSGGDWFEMVRFAVVPQVLSNFVSYALLRFEINVRGAAVMGFVGAGGIGQDLIEAVRKFYYSDVSAILLLIIVTVMAIDYFTEGVRRRLIGQERR
- the phnD gene encoding phosphonate ABC transporter substrate-binding protein, with the protein product MIKLRTLVAAAAALAFTAHAAPAQDWKAKYPELVFGKIPDENASGTTTRWTPLTDYLTKQLGVPVKLRIANDYAAVIEGQRAGNIHIGMYGPASYARAYLVGAKVEPFAIEVNGDGSKGYHSVLYVKKDSPYQKIEDLKGKNLCLVDPNSTSGNNVPRFMMNKMSIDPDKFFAKVIYAGSHENAVIGVAQGTCDAAFNWWNTEDESNLLRMDRKGMVKAADFRIILKSDLIVNSPMAYLSDLPEDLKAAIRKAVLDLATNDPETFNKIYEGKAKPYAATSHKDYEPVVELIKFVDSLRKSKS